One stretch of Procambarus clarkii isolate CNS0578487 chromosome 35, FALCON_Pclarkii_2.0, whole genome shotgun sequence DNA includes these proteins:
- the LOC123768375 gene encoding uncharacterized protein isoform X1 — protein sequence MVVSLLASCLFFLLVLPGDLGPGMVLAARKCTFNGRKYSAGQTVVAAVEACAVIRCQARQKKGRSTRQVELALLPLPLSSCTCAITSRASKDSRNLQLPTASRGAFRHTLLSRHKLNSVYHHRQYKLNWKKRRRLNRKRARSRKKKKCVYNKQKYGAGTLVVKLSERCLYLVCRKTSVGSEVALQFISNCVCSDKADPGHVNGACKYAKITPEHSMCKQKNTTCGIKHRGVTEAEKTKILQAHNHYRAKVAWGKEERGNPGPQPPAANMKELIWSDELAQVAQAWSNTCPSDHDCHECRQLLTQDYYIGQNLYWSWGFNDSEEWNFAISAFYNEVVDVPNSLVNKYQSLDLPRPIGHYTQLVWAETQEVGCGAVYNGPCSFGILSYNSCKTYVCNYGPAGNFLGHSMYKVGPAASQCPGGVSLTYSGLCK from the exons atggtggtgtcgCTGCTGGCTTCCTGCCTCTTCTTCCTCCTGGTGCTGCCTG GGGATCTGGGGCCAGGCATGGTACTGGCAGCCAGGAAGTGTACATTCAATGGCAGGAAGTACAGCGCTGGCCAG ACAGTAGTGGCTGCAGTAGAGGCATGTGCAGTGATCAGGTGCCAGGCGAGGCAGAAGAAGGGCAGGTCGACGAGGCAGGTGGAGCTGGCACTCTtgcctcttcccctctcctcctgCACCTGCGCCATCACCTCCAGGGCCTCTAAGGACTCAAGGAACCTCCAATTACCAACTGCCTCTCGTGGTGCTTTTAGACACACCTTATTAAGTCGCCACAAACTGAACTCTGTATATCATCACAGGCAATACAAACTTAACTGGAAAAAAAGGAGAAGGTTGAATAGAAAGAGGGCGAGGAGTAGGAAGAAGAAGAAATGTGTGTATAATAAACAGAAATATGGTGCTGGTACTCTGGTGGTGAAATTATCAGAGCGTTGCTTATATCTGGTCTGCAGGAAGACCTCCGTGGGGAGCGAGGTGGCCCTACAGTTCATAAGTAACTGTGTTTGTAGCGATAAAGCAG ACCCCGGTCATGTAAACGGAGCGTGTAAATACGCCAAAATCACCCCAGAACACTCCATGTGCAAGCAAAAGAACACCACGTGCGGAATCAAGCATAGAGGGGTCACTGAAGCAGAGAAAACCAAGATTTTACAAGCACACAACCACTACAGAGCCAAG GTGGCATGGGGGAAGGAAGAGCGAGGGAACCCTGGTCCTCAGCCTCCTGCAGCAAACATGAAGGAGTTGATATGGAGCGATGAGTTGGCACAGGTGGCACAG GCTTGGAGTAACACTTGCCCAAGTGATCATGACTGCCATGAGTGCCGACAGTTGCTGACCCAAGACTactacatcggccagaacctctaTTGGTCATGGGGCTTCAATGACAGTGAG GAGTGGAATTTTGCCATTTCGGCATTTTACAATGAAGTGGTTGATGTACCAAATTCCCTGGTGAACAAATACCAATCCCTGGATCTACCCAGACCCATTGGTCACTATACGCAG CTCGTATGGGCAGAAACACAGGAAGTCGGTTGTGGTGCTGTATATAATGGTCCTTGTAGCTTTGGCATACTCAGTTACAACTCCTGCAAGACATATGTATGCAACTATGGCCCTGCTGGAAATTTTTTGGGACATTCAATGTACAAAGTGGGCCCAGcagcttcacagtgtcctggtggAGTATCTCTTACTTACAGTGGCCTTTGCAAGTGA
- the LOC123768375 gene encoding CRISP/Allergen/PR-1 isoform X2 codes for MVLAARKCTFNGRKYSAGQTVVAAVEACAVIRCQARQKKGRSTRQVELALLPLPLSSCTCAITSRASKDSRNLQLPTASRGAFRHTLLSRHKLNSVYHHRQYKLNWKKRRRLNRKRARSRKKKKCVYNKQKYGAGTLVVKLSERCLYLVCRKTSVGSEVALQFISNCVCSDKADPGHVNGACKYAKITPEHSMCKQKNTTCGIKHRGVTEAEKTKILQAHNHYRAKVAWGKEERGNPGPQPPAANMKELIWSDELAQVAQAWSNTCPSDHDCHECRQLLTQDYYIGQNLYWSWGFNDSEEWNFAISAFYNEVVDVPNSLVNKYQSLDLPRPIGHYTQLVWAETQEVGCGAVYNGPCSFGILSYNSCKTYVCNYGPAGNFLGHSMYKVGPAASQCPGGVSLTYSGLCK; via the exons ATGGTACTGGCAGCCAGGAAGTGTACATTCAATGGCAGGAAGTACAGCGCTGGCCAG ACAGTAGTGGCTGCAGTAGAGGCATGTGCAGTGATCAGGTGCCAGGCGAGGCAGAAGAAGGGCAGGTCGACGAGGCAGGTGGAGCTGGCACTCTtgcctcttcccctctcctcctgCACCTGCGCCATCACCTCCAGGGCCTCTAAGGACTCAAGGAACCTCCAATTACCAACTGCCTCTCGTGGTGCTTTTAGACACACCTTATTAAGTCGCCACAAACTGAACTCTGTATATCATCACAGGCAATACAAACTTAACTGGAAAAAAAGGAGAAGGTTGAATAGAAAGAGGGCGAGGAGTAGGAAGAAGAAGAAATGTGTGTATAATAAACAGAAATATGGTGCTGGTACTCTGGTGGTGAAATTATCAGAGCGTTGCTTATATCTGGTCTGCAGGAAGACCTCCGTGGGGAGCGAGGTGGCCCTACAGTTCATAAGTAACTGTGTTTGTAGCGATAAAGCAG ACCCCGGTCATGTAAACGGAGCGTGTAAATACGCCAAAATCACCCCAGAACACTCCATGTGCAAGCAAAAGAACACCACGTGCGGAATCAAGCATAGAGGGGTCACTGAAGCAGAGAAAACCAAGATTTTACAAGCACACAACCACTACAGAGCCAAG GTGGCATGGGGGAAGGAAGAGCGAGGGAACCCTGGTCCTCAGCCTCCTGCAGCAAACATGAAGGAGTTGATATGGAGCGATGAGTTGGCACAGGTGGCACAG GCTTGGAGTAACACTTGCCCAAGTGATCATGACTGCCATGAGTGCCGACAGTTGCTGACCCAAGACTactacatcggccagaacctctaTTGGTCATGGGGCTTCAATGACAGTGAG GAGTGGAATTTTGCCATTTCGGCATTTTACAATGAAGTGGTTGATGTACCAAATTCCCTGGTGAACAAATACCAATCCCTGGATCTACCCAGACCCATTGGTCACTATACGCAG CTCGTATGGGCAGAAACACAGGAAGTCGGTTGTGGTGCTGTATATAATGGTCCTTGTAGCTTTGGCATACTCAGTTACAACTCCTGCAAGACATATGTATGCAACTATGGCCCTGCTGGAAATTTTTTGGGACATTCAATGTACAAAGTGGGCCCAGcagcttcacagtgtcctggtggAGTATCTCTTACTTACAGTGGCCTTTGCAAGTGA
- the mRpL47 gene encoding large ribosomal subunit protein uL29m gives MAAVRRASSALTTTLLKLNRLHVTSSQTFTPPLAAVTTTSCFKTFIHTSGCCKGLSEFFDDEKNWGESVVKVGRAWKLEELRIKSNEDLHKLWYVLLKEKNMLLTMEHAALEEHKLFPSPERIDKVEESMKNLEDVVRERDRAYWLLETGETGERPSAVVHDALGRVVRKEFDEHPIPEWMQPKTNEVESKKGDIWRFQRLLKEKEFVERRKTLRLIRNHVCMLLRRFPHMDMDKLQKQYPEVDVQALRKRKFARGHHDQNQG, from the exons ATGGCGGCGGTGCGCAGGGCCTCGTCCGCCCTCACTACTACACTTCTTAAGCTCAACCGGCTACACGTCACATCTAGTCAGACGTTCACGCCTCCTCTGGCAGCCGTAACGACCACCAGTTGTTTCAA gactTTCATCCATACTTCTGGTTGCTGTAAGGGCTTGTCAGAGTTCTTTGATGATGAGAAGAACTGGGGAGAGTCGGTAGTTAAGGTTGGCCGTGCTTGGAAATTAGAAGAACTGCGAATCAAGAGCAATGAAGATCTTCATAAGTTGTG GTATGTGCTCCTGAAGGAGAAAAACATGTTGCTAACAATGGAACATGCTGCACTTGAGGAGCACAAACTTTTTCCCAGTCCTGAAAGAATTGATAAG GTCGAGGAAAGTATGAAAAATTTGgaggatgtagtgcgggagagagATCGTGCATATTGGCTGTTAGAAACTGGCGAGACAGGAGAAAGACCCAGTGCTGTGGTTCACGATGCTCTTG GTCGTGTTGttcgaaaggagtttgatgaacaTCCCATTCCTGAATGGATGCAACCCAAGACAAATGAAGTTGAAAGCAAAAAGGGTGATATATGGAGGTTTCAAAGGCTTTTGAAGGAGAAGGAATTTGTGGAGAGGAGAAAAACTTTGAG ACTTATTCGCAACCACGTCTGTATGCTTTTGCGACGCTTCCCACATATGGATATGGACAAACTTCAGAAGCAATACCCAGAAGTGGATGTCCAAGCTCTGCGTAAACGAAAGTTTGCTCGGGGCCACCACGATCAAAATCAGGGTtga